TTAATTGGAAACGATTTTGATCCTAATTCTCCAGCATATATTGTGTATTTGCAAGACGACCAATGGGGTGGTGTAACCAACGATCATTTGAAAATTTGGGAAATTGATGTAAACTTTGCAGTTCCTGCTTTGTCTACAATTTCTGCCCCGCTTGTTATACCAACAGCACCTTTCGACTCTTTTCTAAGGCAATTTGGTACAGGAGATATAAGACAGCCAGGTACTAACAATAGAATTGATGCCATAAGTGGTGTTATTAGTTATGCCGCTAATTATAGAGCATTTCCAACATACAATTCTTGGTTAATTACATTTAATACAGATGTTGGAAGTATCACACCTGGTGTGCGCTGGATAGAATTGAGAAATACGGACATTACTCCTTGGACAATTTTTCAGGAAGGTACATATGCTCCTGCAGATGGCGAGGGTAGATTTATGGGAAGTGCTGCAATGGATCAAGACGGTAACATCGGATTGGCGTATAATATAGGAAGTGAAAACACAAGAGTTGGTATTAGATATACCGGTAGGTTAGATGGTGATCCATTAGGAGAAATGACATACCCAGAAAGTGTTATGGTTGATGGTAATGGAATTCAAACAAACACAAACCGATTTGGTGATTATACGCACTTAAGTATGGACCCAGATGGAGTAACTTTTTGGAACACTGGAGAGTATTTATCTGGCAATAATTTCTGGAGAACTAGAATTTCAGCTTTTAGAATTTCACCGTTCCTAACTAACGATGTAGGATTTTTCAATTTTGTATCACCACAAGATGGCGATTTAGGTACTGCAGAAACAGTGGAAGCGAGAATTTATAATTTTGGTACACAGCCACAATCTAATTTTCCAGTAGAGTTATACCTAGATGGTACGCTTGTAGCTACCGAAACTTTTACAGGTACAATTCAACCACAAGAATCTGTGAATTATGTATTCGACCAGTCGTTAGATTTATCATCGCCAGGAACAACATATCTTATTGAAGCACGCACAGCTTTAGGATCTGATGTAAACAACCCGAACGATGGCTTTACTGCTGAAATAGACAATACATTACTTGCGGTAGGAGATGCTGCCTTTAACAGCGGAGACTTTAGTATTATACGTTCTGGACAGAAGGAATACGACATCACGTTTAGCACTAACGATGAATATGGTGATGTTTCTTATGAAATATACAATACCATAGGGCAGAAAGTATATGCAGGTATGATGGAACAAAATGGAAATGTGTACGTAAAGCATGTTACCATGAGCGCCTCTCCTGTAGGTGTGTATTTTGTGAAGTTGTCTAATGGAGAATTTCAAGCATCAAAAAGAGTAATTGTGAGATAATTTTCGATCAATTTACAATAGATAAAAAGGTCTTGACACTATATGTCAAGACCTTTTTTATTGGTATTTATAGAATTACCTATAAGTCTAGTAGAGTTTACTTTGGTATTTAAGTGTTATCTTGTGGCACCTAAATAAATTTAATACTATGAGAAAGAATTTCTTTATTACACTTCTTTGTGCGTTTGCAGTGGCAACCACATTTGCACAACAACAAACATACCCTCCAGAGGAAATTATTGTAGGAACCTTTATAGGCGAAACCATGCCTTTAAGAGATTTTGCAGAATTACCAACACCTATGATTGTTGATCTTGAGAATCCGATAATGATTCCGAATGCATCAATAACTCCTACAGAGGAAAACACGACAACAACCAACATTCAAAACGTTCAAACCGAAAACGGTAGAATAAATGTATTGCCATTAGAGCAAAACTTTATTGGAGCGTCTAATAACGAGTCTGGGTTTGCTCCGCCAGATCCTTCTGGAGCGGTTGGGCCTAATCATTACCTACATGCGGTAAATTCAATCGTTAAGATTTTCGACAAGTCAGGAAATCTACAGGTTGGTCCTGTAAGTCTTTCTAGCTTTTTGGGGATTCCTTCAAATAGTGGAGATCCAATTATTATGTACGATCAACTGGCAGACCGCTGGGTGGTGAGCGAATTTGGTAGTATTAATGGAGGTGACTCTCTGGCAATTGGTGTTTCAACATCTAGTGATCCAGGAGGAACTTATAATGTGTACCAATACGCATTCAGTAGTTTACCAGATTATCCAAAATATTCTGTTTGGCATGATGGATACTACGGAACTGTAAACCTTGGTGGATTTACCACAAGAGGTTTTGTAATGGAGCGAGACGTAATGCTTGCTGGTGGTGCTAGTCCGCAAATCTTAATTTTCAGCTTACCAGATGTGGTTGTAAACCCAAACCAAGTAAAGAGTCCGGTAGCTGCCAACTTATTAGGAACAACAATAGATAATACTTTGCCGGGTTATATTGTATACTTACAAGATGATGCATGGGGAGGCGTAAGTTTTGACCATTTAAAAGTGTGGGAAATAGATATGGATTGGGGGAATACTGCCAATTCTACCATTTCTTCTCCGCTTGAAATTGCTACAGACGATTTTGATGCTGGAGAGCTATTTGGCAATGGAAATGGAGCTTTAAGACAACCAGGAACTAGCCAGCGTTTGGCAGCTCACGGGGGGATTATTTCATATTCAGCAAATTATAGACCTTTTTCTGGTCACAATTCGTGGTTAATCACATTTAACACCTTTATCGATGCTGCCGAAACAGGTGGAATTAGATGGATAGAATTACGAAATGACGCGATTAATGATTGGGATATTTTTCAGGAAGGAACCTTTTCAATCGCAGATGGGCACAGTCGTGTAATGAGTAGTAGCGCCATGGACCAGAACGGTAACATTGCGTTGGCATATACAACTGGAAGTACTACGTTAGCGCCATCATTGCGTTACACGGGGCGATTTGATGGAGATCCGCTAGGACAAATGACAGTTGCTGAAACCGTAATTATTGATGGTCCAGGTGTTAGAAATAACTTTCATAGGTATGGAGATTATTCTCATATGACAATGGATCCAGATAACTTAACATTCTGGTTTACCTCAGACTATTTTGCATCTAACAACTTTTGGAGAACACAGGTAGCTTCATTTTCATTGTCTAGTCAGTTAGTATCAGATGTTGGAACAGTAGATATTACTAGCCCTGAAAGTGGAATTTTGACTGCTACAGAAAGTGTTCAAGTTACAATTAGAAACTTTGGTACTGCAACTCAAACGAGTATTCCACTTGAATTAAGACTCGATGGAAATTTAGAAGCTATTGAAACTTTTGTTGGAAACATTCCTTCAAATGGAACAGCTACCTATACGTTTGCACAAACGTTAGACTTGTCTACTTTCGGACAAGAATATGAAATTGAAGTAAGCACTGGTTTGGTAGGCGATGAGTTTGCTAATAACGACTCGTTTACAAAAACAGTAAAGCACTTATTTTCTGACGATGTTGGAACGCTAGATATCACAGCTCCAGTGAGTGGCCCTGGTATTGGAATGGCGCCAATTTCTGTAGTTCTTAAAAACTTCGGAGCCGATGCACAATCTAATTTTGATGTGCAGTACACTATTAATGGTGGTACTCCAGTAGTTCAAACATTTACAGCCACCTTAGACTCTGAAGAAGAGGCACCATTTACCTTTGATGTAGAAGGAGACTTTACAGCGCTAGGAACATACGATATTGAAGTGTCAACTTCGCTAGTAGGAGATTTAGACTCGTCAAACGATACAGCAAGCGTTACTATTGAAAATGTACTATGTATGCCATCGTTAGACTGTTCACAAGGTGACGGATTTCAACTCGTTTCTGTCGCTGAAATAAACAATGCGTCAGGTTGTGAAGGGTATGCAGATTTTACAGCACAAGTAGGAAATCTTGCTGCGGGTTCTACAAACGATATTACGTTCACCACTGGTTTCGGAGATCAAAACGTAAAAGTTTGGATCGATTACAACGATGATTTTAACTTTACAGCTGCCGAAACAGTTGTGGCTAATTTTGTTATGGCGCCAGGGCAGGGAGCAGGATCTTATACAGAAACTGTGTCGCTTGTTGTACCAGCAAGTGCAGCTCCAGGACAACACATTATGCGTGTAAAAAGTAGAAGAGGAGGCTCTGTTCCAAATCCATGTGACGATACACAGCAAGGAGAGACAGAAGACTATACAATTAATATTGGACCACTAGGTGTAAATGATTTTGCAATTTCTAATTCAGACTTAATTGTTACAACACTAGAAAATAACCAATTTGAAGTAACACTAAACACTTCTTTCGATGGTAGTGTCTACTTAGGAGTCTACAATGTTCTTGGACAAGTAGTAGGTTTCAATAAGAAAGTGAACAAAGAAGGGAATCAATACAAAATGAAGCTTGACATGTCTAATGTTGCAAGCGGTGTATACTTAATTAAAATGGGTGGAATTTCTACTACCTCTGCGAAAACAGCACGAATTATCGTTAAGTAACGATATTATGAATGTTTATGTAAAGAGCGGACTAGAAAGTCCGCTCTTTTTTTATGTTATTTTTTCTGAAGTAGGGCGATGTAAAATCCGTCAAATCCAGATTTGTGAGCGTAGATGTTTTCTTCTGAGACTAAACTGAAATCGGCGCCAGCTTCACGAGCTAAAAAACCTTTTACTTGTTCGCCGTTTTCTGAAGGTAACACAGAACAGGTAGCATAGACAAGCTGCCCACCTTCTTTAACCATCCTTGAGTATGAGTCTAATAACTCTCGTTGTGTATCCTGAATGTTTTGTATAAATTCTGGCTGGATTTTCCACTTTGTATCGGGATTTCGTTTAAGAACGCCCAAACCTGAACAAGGTGCATCTATCAACACCTTATCTGCCTTGCCAACCATTTTCTTTATGGCCTTGGTAGATTCTATAAGTCGTGTTTCTATATTATGAATACCATTTCTACGGGCTCTACGCTTTAGTTCGTTTAATTTGTTTTGGTAGATGTCCATAGATACTACCTGCCCTTTGTTTTCCATTAACGATGCAATATGTAACGATTTACCACCAGCACCAGCACAAGCATCTACAATACGCATTCCTGGTTTTGGGTCTAGCACCGCGGCAACACGTTGCGAAGAGGCATCTTGCACTTCAAACCAACCTTTTTGAAAAGCATCTGAGGTAAATACGTTAGCACGCTCTTTTAGCTGAAGCGCATACGGATATCCATTAAGTGTGCTCGTTTCTATATCAAGATCGAATAAGGCATTCTGTAGTTCTTTTACAGTGGCTTTTAACGGATTAGCTCTCAGTACAACTGAGGCTTGCTGATTAAGCGCGGCAATTTCTTTATCCCAAAGCTTACCTAGTTCTTTTTCACCTAGCTTATCTAGCCAGTCTGGAATAGATTCTCGCAGGGCACGTGTTTTAATTGCTTCATCAAAACGCCCTTTAATTCGGCGTGTTGGTGTTTCTTCAAATTGTGGCCAATCGGGTATTTTTATTCCTTGCAAGGTTGCCCAAACGGTGAACAAACGAAAAAGATTAGGTCTGCTGTAAGGCATCTTCACTTCAGCAATTTCAGCATACAAACGTTTCCAACGTACAATGTCGTAGGTAGTTTCAGCAATAAAACTACGGTCTCGAGACCCCCATCGTTTATCGCGTTTTAATGTATTTCGTAAGACCTTGTCTGCCTGCTTATTTTCATTGAAGATATCGTTTAGGGAATCTATGGTGGCAAAGACTAGGTTTCTATGTAATTTCATGGTGTGTAAATTGGGGGCAAAGGTACTACAATCCCTTCATTTTGATTACTTTTGAGAAAACAATTTACAATGCGATTTTTCATAGTTCTATTGGCGTTGCCATTCCTTTTTTCTTGTTCTTCGGAAACATCAAATACTTTTACAGAGGTACAAATTGAACGCTTTTTTACAGATAGTTTAAGCATACGAGCCATCACGCCAGTAGATGAAAATGCTGTGTGGTTTGCAGCTAATAATGGGAGGGTTGGACTTATAGACGCAAAGACGCCTAAGCTGGCGACCATACATTATGAGGATTCAATTTTGGCGTTTCGCTCTATAGCTAAAATAGACAAAGCCGTATTTGTTTTGAGTATTGCAAATCCCGCTGTTTTGTATAAAATTGGTGTCGAAAATCGAGAAGCAACTAAAATTGAAGAGGTTTATGTAGAACATGGGGAAACTGTATTTTACGATGCAATGGCATTCTGGAACAACCAAGAGGGTATAGCAATGGGAGACCCAGTTGGAGGCTGCTTATCGATAATTCTTACTCGAGACAGCGGAGAAACATGGAAAAAAATCCCTTGTGATAAGTTGCCAAAGACAGAAAAAGGAGAGGCTGCGTTTGCAGCAAGTAATTCAAATATTGCCTTGTATAATGATCATGTTTGGACTGTGTCTGGTGGAAAACGAGCTCGTATATTTCATTCGGCCGACAAAGGAGAAAATTGGAACGTTTATGAAACACCTATTATTCAAGGGAAAGCAATGACAGGAATTTATAGTGTAGATTTCTTTGATGAAAAAACAGGTGTTATTTTTGGGGGAAACTGGGATGACCAAGCTTTTAATGAAGGCAATAAAGCGATTACAAGAGATGGCGGTAAAACATGGAAACTACTAAGCAACGGTGAAGGCCCTGGATATAGGTCGTCTGTGCGTTTTGTGCCAGGTACTAACGGGCATGGCCTTGTTGCTGTGGGTTCCCCTGGGATTTCGTACAGTGCAGATCAAGGAGTGAGCTGGAATGATTTATCTACAGAAGGTTTTTATGCTATCGAGTTTGTTAACGACACAGTGGCGTTTGCAAGTGGCAGAAATAAAATTTCTAAACTTGTTTTTAAATAGATTTAATCCTTATTGCGTCTGTTTTTAAAGCGGTCTAAGAGCTTTCGCTTAAAGTCTTCTTCGGCTTTTCGTAATAAAATTATCTTTTTTGGGGGTAACTTTCCTTTTAAGTTAGCAACTAAGTCGCTATAAACCTGTAATTCTTGTTGTTTTAGCTTAATACTCTTGTCGATTAGTGCGTTCGCTTCTGCATCAGAAAGAGTTTCGAAATCACTTCTAATCTTTTCCATAATTTCTTTACGTTCTGTTTTACGCAAGGCTCGCATTTTTTCTTCAGAAGCATTGTAAATAGGCCAAAAGGCGGTTGCTTCTTCAGAAGTTAACTCAAGCTGCTCGGTAATATGTGCGACTTTATAAGCCTTTATTTTTTCATGACGATCAGGTTGCGCAATCATTGTTGTTGTCGCCACGAAGAGGAGTAAAAAAAGTATATTTTTCATATCGTTATTCTAGGTATAATGAGGGATCATCGATATTGTTTAATAGATAATCTGTAAGGTTTTCTGTTGAAATATCTTCGGAAGGCACGGCTAACGCACTTACATCTTCATCTTGCAATAACAGCGCAATTTCTTGTTCCGAAAAATCTAAATTTCCTTCGTCTATATACGAAGCTATGGTTTCTGTATTTACATCGTTTAATGTTATCGATGTTTCCGAAGAAAAGTTTATGATACTCACTATGAATGCAACACAGGCGGCTACAGAAGCAGAAACAATAAAAATACGAGACTTATACAACGGAATTACCTTAGCATCTGTTTCTTCAGAAATAGCGGGAATTTGCGCAACCAATTTCTCTTCAACTCGATTGAAATAGTTCTCAGGAACTTTAAAACCGGCCTCTTTTGGAAGCGTATCTTCTAAAACTGAATTAAGAATACGTTCTTCCAAATCGTCAAAATAGTGATCTGGTGTTGTAAAGCCTGTCGTATATTTTTTTTCTTGTTTCATTTTATAGTTAGACACATTTAGTGTAGTATAGTTTCATTTTCAGTTAGATAGGCAGTAACTTTTTTTACTGCAATATGGTAGGTGCTTTTTAATCCGCCCACCGAGGTATCTAATATTTCAGACAATGCTTCGTAGGTGTGGTCTTCAAAATACTTCATATTAAAAACCAGTTGTTGCTTGTGTGGCAAGGTTGCAATCGCCTTTTGCAATTGTAACTGTATTGCTTTTCCTTCAAAATATACGTCACTTTCTAAATTACTAATGGCGTGCTCCTGAACTTCTTCTACGGTTGTGTTCTTTAGTTTTGCCCGTTTCTTCATAAAGGTAATAGCCTCGTTAGTTGCGATTCTGTACAACCATGTGTACAATTTGCTGTCTCCTTTAAACGTATCGATGTTCTTAAAAACCTTTATAAATGTATTCTGAAGTACATCATCTGCATCGTCATGATTTATAACCATCTTCCTAATATGCCAATACAAGCGTTCCTTATATTGGGATATCAATAATCTGAACGCGCGATCACGTTCGGTATTATTCTGCAATAAGGTAACAAGTTCTTGTTCTTGAACCACAGGTTTGTTTTGTTTAAAGATATGACTTATAAACTCAAATAAGGTTTAATAGGAAAAGCATAAAACATCGTTAAATCGATAAAAAGCATGAATTATCGATAAAATACATGATTTTTTTGTTTTGTAGGAAAAAAAGCCTACATTTACGTCATACTTCTTATGTATAGTTCGCTATTATTAGCCCCAACTGTAATACGAACGCAATAAAGACGGGTCTTAGCGGGGGCTGACCCGTTTTTTTTTATGCCAAAAAATTAAAAAGTAGGTTTGTAGGAATTGAAATTATAAAATCGAAATAAAATCGATTAAATGCATTATATATACGATTAAATGCAAATTTTATTTGGATAATTCAAATTTGCGTGTATCTTTACATCAAGAAAATAATACTTATGTAATTGAATGCTATGTGCCCCAAATATGGCATTCAAAAGTTAAAAAGAGAGCGGAGCCCCAACCGCTCTTTTTTTGTGCTTTAATTTTGCTGAAATTTTAGATGAATTCGTTTTGGTTATTTTACGCAAAAGATTGCATCTCTACAAGACTAAAATACACTCCCTTTTGTGCCAATAAATCCTGATGCTTGCCCTGCTCTACAATTTCTCCTTTGCTCAATACCACAATGGTATCTGCATTCTGTATGGTAGATAGCCTGTGTGCAATAACCACCGAAGTACGATGTTGCATCATTTTTTCTAGTGCATCTTGTACCAAACGTTCACTTTCTGTATCTAAAGCTGAGGTAGCTTCGTCTAAAATCATGATTGGCGGATTCTTTAATACGGCACGTGCAATGCTAATTCGCTGTTTTTGCCCGCCACTCAATTTATTACCGCTATCACCTACGTTGGTATCGATGCCTTTGGGTAGGGTTGCTACAAACTCCCATGCATTTGCAATTTTTAGAGCTTCAATAATTTCTGTATCGGTTGCTTCGGGTTTTGCTACTAGTAAGTTTCCTATTACGGTGTCATTAAAGAGTATAGAGTCTTGAGTTACTAATCCTAATAAATCTCTTAATGACTTTTGCGTGATGTCTTTTATATTCTGCCCATCTATGTTAATAGTTCCTTCATTTACATCGTAGAAACGTGTAATTAAATTGGCTATGGTACTTTTTCCGCTTCCGCTCTGTCCTACTAGTGCAACGGTATGGCCTTTGGGAACATGTAAGGTGAAGTTCTTAAGCACATAATCATCTTCATACTTAAACGAGATATTGGTAAGCGACAGCTCACTTTCAAAACCTTCTTTTATTTGGGCGTTAGGTTTGTCTTTAATAGCGCTTTCGGTTTCTAATATTTCCAAGACACGTTCTGCAGCCGCATTTCCTTTCTTTACGCTATAGCTAGCTTTACTAATTGCTTTTGCGGGTGTTAATATTTGATATGCCAATGCCATGTAAACAATAAACATTTCTGCGGGTAACGTTCCTTCAACAAGTACCATGTGCCCACCATACCATAATAATACAGCTATGGTTACAATACCTAAAAATTCGCTCGTTGGCGATGCAAGGTTTTGTCTATTTAACAAGGTATTCGAGAATTTAAACAATCGGGTTGTAGAGTCTTTAAAACGATTGTAAAAAATATTTTCAGCATTAAACCCTTTTATAATTTTAAGTCCGCCCAAGGTTTCATCTAATATAGACAAGAAAAACCCTTGTTCGCGCTGTACACGTTCAGACTGTGCTTTCAGGCTTTTCCCAATCCATGAAATAATAAGGCCAGAAATTGGTATGAAGATGAATACGAAGATGGTTAGCTTCACGCTAATTAGTAGCATTGCGATAATGGCAAAAAGAATGGTGAGCGGTTCGCGTACAATAAGTTCTAATAGTGAAAGAAACGAGTGTTGAATTTCATGAACATCGGTAGTAATTCTAGCAATAGTATCGCCTTTACGCTTTTCAGAATAAAACGAAACGGGTAAGTCTACTGTTTTTTTATACAGATCGTTGCGCAGGTCTTTTAAAACGCCATTTCGCAGAAAGGTTATAAAGAACATTGCCAAATACCCAAACAAATTCTTAAGAAGAAACATGGCAATAACTAATATAACCATAAACAAAAGTGCTTCTTCAGGGCCGTTGCTGGCTTTTTCGGTTACAAAGTAATTGAGGTAATTTTCAGCATAGTCTTTTGCGTTCGCAATACCTGTCCATTCTGGTTCAACCTGTAGCTGTTTGGTTTTATCAAATAACACACTAAGCATCGGAAACAGCGAGACCATGGCAAGGGTTCCGAAGAGTGCATAAAAGACGTTAGATATTATGTTGAGCCACGCATACGTTTTGTACGGCAGTGCATAGCGCATTATTTTTTTAAAGTAGTTCATTTATGAGACAGCCAAATGCTGTTGTATTTTTTCTATTTTTTGTTGCAGGACTGAGTCTGCGTTTTCTGTTTCTGGAGCAGCATAAACGCTCATGTAAAACTTAATTTTAGGCTCTGTGCCACTGGGTCTTGCTGCAATTTTACTGCCATCTTCGGTATAGTATATGAGTACGTTAGAGGTGGGAATATCTAATGTGTTAGTTGTGTTGTTTTGTATGTTTTTTACTGTACTACTGGCATAATCTTCTATCTTCACCACTGCACTTCCTGCAATTTCGGTAAACGGATTTTCACGTAATTGTTTCATCATGGTTGCAATCTCTTCTGCTCCTTTCTTTCCTTTTTTTACTACGGAAATGAGCGCCTCTTTATAGGTTCCGTAGGTTGCAAACAAATCTGAAAGATATGTATATAATGTACCTCCCTTTTCTTTTTGTTGTGCGGCCATTTCGCAGGCGAGTAACGTTGCTGTAACAGCGTCTTTATCTCTAACAAAATCGCCTACCATATAGCCGAAACTTTCTTCGCCGCCACCAACAAATTCTAGCTCTGGAAAGTCTTTTACCATCTTGGCAATCCATTTAAATCCGGTAAGCCCTTCTTTATAACCAATGTTGAAATCGTCTGCAATTGTCTTTACCATAGGTGTAGACACTATAGTAGACGCAACAAATTGATTTTGGTTGAGTTTTTCGTTGCTTTTCCATTTGGTTAAGAGAAAGTGCGTCATTAAAACCATGGCTTGATTGCCGTTGAGAATGGTCATTTTTCCAGTGTCATTCCTTACGGCAATGCCTAATCTGTCGCAATCAGGATCGGTGCCAATAACAATGTCTGCACCTTGTTTTTCTGCCAATGCTAGTGCCATAGCTAATGCTTCTGGCTCTTCTGGGTTAGGCGATGCTACCGTAGGAAAGTCGCCATCTGGCATGGCTTGTTCTTCTACAATAGAAACTTGTGTGTATCCGGCCATTTCAAGCACTTTCGGAATCATAGTAATTGAAGTGCCATGGAGGGAAGTGAACACAATTTTTAAATTTTCCTTAGCTGAAGCGATCGTATTAAAACTTCCGTTTTGTGCTGAAGCCTTTGCAAATGCCTCATCTACTACGGTATCAATACTTTTAATGAGTTGTTGGTTGCCTTCAAACAAAATCTCCTCGTAAGGGAGGCTGTTTATTTCCGCAATAATTTCTGCATCTTGAGGAGGCACTAATTGCCCACCATCTTCCCAATATACTTTATAACCGTTGTACTCTGGTGGGTTGTGTGAGGCGGTAAGAACAATTCCGCATTGGCAGTTAAGGTGTTTAACGGCAAACGACAATTCTGGCGTAGGCCTTAG
This Rasiella rasia DNA region includes the following protein-coding sequences:
- a CDS encoding T9SS type A sorting domain-containing protein codes for the protein MKKIYLFTILTVISCAYGIAQESATASVVSQGTFLGKSIPLRDMPTINEMEDFDNDDATEIKHYIKRGNEPVNANALPQNGDPVRQSVEGTRERLNVLQNFDGASVAEGQAIPPDPSGAVGPNHYVHAVNLVVKIFDKTGGLLAGPTFLGTFLGNGNNNGDPIVMYDHLADRFFVSQFQTSNDALIIGVSDSPDPTGSYNIYSFPLNAFPDYPHYAVWHDGYYMTANKFVGNTTYVLDRATMLAGGANPTIIGFDLPGVINNPAAVFSPEPANLIGNDFDPNSPAYIVYLQDDQWGGVTNDHLKIWEIDVNFAVPALSTISAPLVIPTAPFDSFLRQFGTGDIRQPGTNNRIDAISGVISYAANYRAFPTYNSWLITFNTDVGSITPGVRWIELRNTDITPWTIFQEGTYAPADGEGRFMGSAAMDQDGNIGLAYNIGSENTRVGIRYTGRLDGDPLGEMTYPESVMVDGNGIQTNTNRFGDYTHLSMDPDGVTFWNTGEYLSGNNFWRTRISAFRISPFLTNDVGFFNFVSPQDGDLGTAETVEARIYNFGTQPQSNFPVELYLDGTLVATETFTGTIQPQESVNYVFDQSLDLSSPGTTYLIEARTALGSDVNNPNDGFTAEIDNTLLAVGDAAFNSGDFSIIRSGQKEYDITFSTNDEYGDVSYEIYNTIGQKVYAGMMEQNGNVYVKHVTMSASPVGVYFVKLSNGEFQASKRVIVR
- a CDS encoding GEVED domain-containing protein, translated to MRKNFFITLLCAFAVATTFAQQQTYPPEEIIVGTFIGETMPLRDFAELPTPMIVDLENPIMIPNASITPTEENTTTTNIQNVQTENGRINVLPLEQNFIGASNNESGFAPPDPSGAVGPNHYLHAVNSIVKIFDKSGNLQVGPVSLSSFLGIPSNSGDPIIMYDQLADRWVVSEFGSINGGDSLAIGVSTSSDPGGTYNVYQYAFSSLPDYPKYSVWHDGYYGTVNLGGFTTRGFVMERDVMLAGGASPQILIFSLPDVVVNPNQVKSPVAANLLGTTIDNTLPGYIVYLQDDAWGGVSFDHLKVWEIDMDWGNTANSTISSPLEIATDDFDAGELFGNGNGALRQPGTSQRLAAHGGIISYSANYRPFSGHNSWLITFNTFIDAAETGGIRWIELRNDAINDWDIFQEGTFSIADGHSRVMSSSAMDQNGNIALAYTTGSTTLAPSLRYTGRFDGDPLGQMTVAETVIIDGPGVRNNFHRYGDYSHMTMDPDNLTFWFTSDYFASNNFWRTQVASFSLSSQLVSDVGTVDITSPESGILTATESVQVTIRNFGTATQTSIPLELRLDGNLEAIETFVGNIPSNGTATYTFAQTLDLSTFGQEYEIEVSTGLVGDEFANNDSFTKTVKHLFSDDVGTLDITAPVSGPGIGMAPISVVLKNFGADAQSNFDVQYTINGGTPVVQTFTATLDSEEEAPFTFDVEGDFTALGTYDIEVSTSLVGDLDSSNDTASVTIENVLCMPSLDCSQGDGFQLVSVAEINNASGCEGYADFTAQVGNLAAGSTNDITFTTGFGDQNVKVWIDYNDDFNFTAAETVVANFVMAPGQGAGSYTETVSLVVPASAAPGQHIMRVKSRRGGSVPNPCDDTQQGETEDYTINIGPLGVNDFAISNSDLIVTTLENNQFEVTLNTSFDGSVYLGVYNVLGQVVGFNKKVNKEGNQYKMKLDMSNVASGVYLIKMGGISTTSAKTARIIVK
- a CDS encoding RsmB/NOP family class I SAM-dependent RNA methyltransferase; the protein is MKLHRNLVFATIDSLNDIFNENKQADKVLRNTLKRDKRWGSRDRSFIAETTYDIVRWKRLYAEIAEVKMPYSRPNLFRLFTVWATLQGIKIPDWPQFEETPTRRIKGRFDEAIKTRALRESIPDWLDKLGEKELGKLWDKEIAALNQQASVVLRANPLKATVKELQNALFDLDIETSTLNGYPYALQLKERANVFTSDAFQKGWFEVQDASSQRVAAVLDPKPGMRIVDACAGAGGKSLHIASLMENKGQVVSMDIYQNKLNELKRRARRNGIHNIETRLIESTKAIKKMVGKADKVLIDAPCSGLGVLKRNPDTKWKIQPEFIQNIQDTQRELLDSYSRMVKEGGQLVYATCSVLPSENGEQVKGFLAREAGADFSLVSEENIYAHKSGFDGFYIALLQKK
- a CDS encoding WD40/YVTN/BNR-like repeat-containing protein, yielding MRFFIVLLALPFLFSCSSETSNTFTEVQIERFFTDSLSIRAITPVDENAVWFAANNGRVGLIDAKTPKLATIHYEDSILAFRSIAKIDKAVFVLSIANPAVLYKIGVENREATKIEEVYVEHGETVFYDAMAFWNNQEGIAMGDPVGGCLSIILTRDSGETWKKIPCDKLPKTEKGEAAFAASNSNIALYNDHVWTVSGGKRARIFHSADKGENWNVYETPIIQGKAMTGIYSVDFFDEKTGVIFGGNWDDQAFNEGNKAITRDGGKTWKLLSNGEGPGYRSSVRFVPGTNGHGLVAVGSPGISYSADQGVSWNDLSTEGFYAIEFVNDTVAFASGRNKISKLVFK
- a CDS encoding RNA polymerase sigma factor, with the protein product MVQEQELVTLLQNNTERDRAFRLLISQYKERLYWHIRKMVINHDDADDVLQNTFIKVFKNIDTFKGDSKLYTWLYRIATNEAITFMKKRAKLKNTTVEEVQEHAISNLESDVYFEGKAIQLQLQKAIATLPHKQQLVFNMKYFEDHTYEALSEILDTSVGGLKSTYHIAVKKVTAYLTENETILH
- a CDS encoding ABC transporter ATP-binding protein; the protein is MNYFKKIMRYALPYKTYAWLNIISNVFYALFGTLAMVSLFPMLSVLFDKTKQLQVEPEWTGIANAKDYAENYLNYFVTEKASNGPEEALLFMVILVIAMFLLKNLFGYLAMFFITFLRNGVLKDLRNDLYKKTVDLPVSFYSEKRKGDTIARITTDVHEIQHSFLSLLELIVREPLTILFAIIAMLLISVKLTIFVFIFIPISGLIISWIGKSLKAQSERVQREQGFFLSILDETLGGLKIIKGFNAENIFYNRFKDSTTRLFKFSNTLLNRQNLASPTSEFLGIVTIAVLLWYGGHMVLVEGTLPAEMFIVYMALAYQILTPAKAISKASYSVKKGNAAAERVLEILETESAIKDKPNAQIKEGFESELSLTNISFKYEDDYVLKNFTLHVPKGHTVALVGQSGSGKSTIANLITRFYDVNEGTINIDGQNIKDITQKSLRDLLGLVTQDSILFNDTVIGNLLVAKPEATDTEIIEALKIANAWEFVATLPKGIDTNVGDSGNKLSGGQKQRISIARAVLKNPPIMILDEATSALDTESERLVQDALEKMMQHRTSVVIAHRLSTIQNADTIVVLSKGEIVEQGKHQDLLAQKGVYFSLVEMQSFA